A part of Fusarium oxysporum Fo47 chromosome III, complete sequence genomic DNA contains:
- a CDS encoding beta-lactamase-like protein — protein MATSVEIASAPTVDTPGTCLFVHSERRAYLFGRPEEGTQRAFQSRRLGMGATEQVFLSGSVSWELVGGLFGYVLTVGGVLEASREQTAVMNEERKSKGQKLTKQAAFETIHIHGGENLNHTLAACRPVILRQPISVRTHEHRENPRLEKIESIEPDWKDDVLRFKEWSPLSDPEYASTLVEKVMFNGKLKGNGMLIPVKLSEVKPRDTVFTRQKGEIKLYKGPRPGDGSELTGPDQTVWVFPEKEAQIDRSADIINVTHRRLPPTIYSQSSMCYIVKCLDRRGKFNPQKAKELGVHVTDFRHLTAGSTIVTKDGVTVTPEQVLGETQPGQGFILADIESRDLIDSFMERPEWSNSELMSHVAIVYWILGPGIADDARIQKFVDEHPTMKHFFCAQDTCPNMISLAGPGQLQTKLRRIDPERFTLLKYDNDIKGAMPNGSQVESGRIGNKISLMPRLKFGEGEIAPFPALGEAAQSVSDEILELARKAREETSDPEFLRKLEEDEQDIPSRDAEIIPLGTGSSIPGKYRNVSSTLIRVPGIGNYLLDVGEGTLGQIRRLFGEEETGNILRDLRCIVISHLHADHHLGTPNLIKAWYEHTIEDTNAKLAVSCVSRYKALLEEVSQVEDIGFHRLHFPNCNSTKPDKLNNGRFVIKNGDFGLRAIKRIPVPHCWLSYGTELELTSGLRIAYSGDCRPSDEFAQECEGAHLLVHECTFDDDMLSHAKKKGHSTMGEALEIARKMKARRTLLTHFSQRYVKADSLKRDERGRAGETLMALDLMSIKLGDFKKAAAFQPAIAMLMADAGDK, from the exons ATGGCGACTTCAGTTGAGATCGCTTCTGCGCCCACTGTGGACACTCCTGGCACTTGTCTCTTTGTCCACAGTGAGAGACGGGCATATTTGTTTGGCCGACCCGAAGAAGGGACTCAGCGCGCTTTCCAGAGCAGGAGACTAGGAATGGGAGCAACGGAACAGGTCTTTCTCAGCGGCAGTGTTTCATGGGAGTTGGTAGGAGGTCTGTTCGGCTATGTTCTCACGGTTGGTGGCGTACTAGAAGCTAGCAGAGAACAAACTGCAGTGATGAATGAGGAAAGGAAGAGTAAAGGTCAGAAGTTGACGAAGCAGGCTGCTTTTGAAACCATTCACATCCACGGTGGCGAGAATCTGAACCACACTTTGGCCGCATGCCGTCCCGTCATCTTACGACAGCCGATTTCCGTGCGCACGCATGAGCATAGAGAAAACCCTCGGCTTGAGAAAATCGAGAGCATAGAACCCGACTGGAAAGACGACGTGCTTCGT TTCAAAGAATGGTCACCACTTTCGGACCCTGAATATGCGTCcactcttgttgagaaggtcatgTTCAATGGAAAACTCAAAGGCAACGGTATGCTTATCCCCGTCAAGCTGAGCGAGGTCAAGCCCAGGGATACGGTCTTTACACGCCAAAAAGGCGAAATAAAACTGTACAAGGGCCCGAGACCTGGCGATGGGTCAGAACTGACAGGACCGGATCAAACTGTTTGGGTGTTCCCCGAGAAGGAGGCTCAAATTGATCGCAGCGCAGATATCATCAACGTGACACATCGACGACTGCCCCCAACAATCTACAGCCAAAGCTCTATGTGCTATATCGTCAAATGCCTCGATCGTCGCGGGAAATTCAACCCtcagaaggccaaggagcttgGGGTACATGTCACTGACTTCAGGCATTTGACTGCGGGGAGCACTATAGTGACAAAAGATGGCGTCACTGTAACTCCTGAGCAGGTCCTTGGCGAGACTCAGCCTGGTCAAGGATTTATCCTCGCTGATATCGAGTCTCGCGATCTTATCGACTCTTTCATGGAGCGACCTGAATGGTCTAATTCTGAATTGATGTCTCATGTGGCTATCGTGTACTGGATTCTCGGCCCTGGAATAGCAGACGATGCTAGAATTCAGAAGTTTGTGGATGAGCACCCCACGATGAAGCATTTCTTTTGTGCTCAAGACACCTGCCCCAATATGATCTCTCTGGCTGGACCTGGGCAGTTACAGACCAAGCTACGGAGGATCGACCCTGAGAGATTCACTCTCCTCAAGTACGATAACGATATCAAGGGAGCCATGCCAAATGGATCACAAGTTGAGTCTGGCCGGATAGGAAACAAAATTTCGCTCATGCCCCGACTCAAATTTGGCGAAGGCGAGATTGCCCCGTTTCCTGCTCTCGGAGAGGCAGCTCAGTCTGTCAGTGATGAGATTCTCGAATTAGCACGAAAGGCTCGTGAAGAGACATCTGATCCTGAGTTTCTGCGAAAATTGGAAGAGGATGAACAAGATATTCCCAGCCGCGATGCTGAAATCATCCCCCTTGGAACTGGCTCTTCAATCCCAGGCAAATATCGCAATGTTTCGTCAACACTGATTCGGGTGCCTGGTATTGGAAACTATCTTCTCGATGTTGGTGAGGGCACTTTGGGTCAAATCCGACGTCTCTTTGGAGAGGAGGAAACTGGAAATATCCTCCGAGATCTCAGGTGCATTGTCATCAGCCATCTTCACGCTGATCATCACCTTGGTACTCCCAATTTGATCAAAGCTTGGTACGAACACACCATTGAAGATACCAATGCCAAGTTAGCTGTATCTTGTGTATCAAGATACAAGGCGCTCCTGGAAGAGGTCTCTCAAGTCGAGGATATTGGTTTCCACAGACTACATTTCCCCAATTGCAATAGCACCAAGCCCGATAAGCTCAACAACGGTCGCTTTGTGATCAAGAACGGCGACTTCGGGCTCCGTGCTATCAAGCGCATTCCAGTTCCTCACTGCTGGCTCTCCTACGGAACAGAACTCGAGCTCACATCCGGTCTCCGCATCGCATACTCAGGTGACTGCCGTCCCTCAGACGAGTTTGCACAGGAGTGCGAAGGTGCCCACCTACTTGTTCACGAGTGCACGTTCGACGATGACATGTTGTCTCACGCTAAGAAGAAGGGCCACTCTACGATGGGCGAGGCACTAGAGATTGCGCGCAAGATGAAGGCTCGAAGGACGCTGCTCACGCACTTCTCGCAACGCTATGTCAAGGCTGATTCGTTGAAGAGAGACGAGAGAGGTCGGGCTGGTGAGACGCTCATGGCTCTTGATCTCATGAGTATTAAGCTGGGAGATTTCAAGAAGGCGGCTGCTTTCCAGCCTGCGATTGCTATGCTCATGGCAGATGCGGGTGACAAATAA